ACTACTGGTCGCGGTTACTGTGGTTAGTTTGGTTAGGCCGTTCGATGCACTGACCCTCCCAGGCCTCCCGTCTAACGCGATTCCGGTACTCGGTTATGGAATTACGGTTCTCTGGATCCTCGGACTGACGAACGTCTACAACTTTATGGACGGTATCGACGGCATCGCTGCAGGCCAAGGGATTGTGGCCGCGCTTGGATGGGCGGTCGCCGCTCATGTTTTTTTCGCTTCTGAAGTCTTTGTCGTTCTCAACCTACTCTTGGCGGCTGTTCTTTCTGGATTCCTGGTGTGGAATTGGCATCCGGCGAAGGTGTTCATGGGTGATGTTGGCAGTGCCTTCCTCGGATTCTATTTTGCCACTCAGCCGCTTGTCCTCCTCAATCTTCCGGATGTTCCGGATCGAGCCGGTCTTTTGGTCTTTTTGTCAGCCTTCATGGTTTGGCCATTTATCTTTGATGGCTTCTTCACTTTCTGCCGTCGCGCTTTGAGGCGCGAAAACGTGCTTCAGGCTCATCGGACCCACCTTTACCAGCGTTTGACCAAGCTTGGTTGGACCCATAGAAGAGTCGCGATCATCTACGTAGGTTGGGCGCTGGTTTGCGGGTTTCTTGCGGGAGTCTACCTTTATGGTGGGATCAAGGGGTGGACGGTTCTCCAGTGGGTAGCGATTGCCTTTCAGGTAGTCTCCGGCATTTCGATGGTAGCTTTGGTCACCGTTCTGGAAAAAAGAATGCTTAGGTTCAGGAAGGTGTATCTGTCTGCTCCAGCCCATTCTAGCATCGAGTTGGACTATGTGACAGAGGTGCTGCGAAGCGATTGGATTGCGCCCATTGGACCGAACCTTGACCTTTTTGAAGAGGAGATGGCCGAGTACGTCGGCGTGAAGAATGCCTGTGCGGTAGCCTCTGGAACTGCAGGACTACACTTGCTACTTCGCGCTTTGGGAATCGGCCATGGTGACAAAGTGCTTGTCTCGGATTTCACTTTCGTCGCTACAGTCAATCCCATTATCTACGTGGGTGCCGAGCCGATTCTTCTGGACGCGGACCGGGCCACATGGAATGCGCCATTGGACCGAGTAAAGGAAGCAGTGGAAGCTGTCCGTATGGAAACCGGGAAAACTCCCAAGGCTCTGATTCTTGCCCATGTTTATGGGATCTGCTCAGATGTCGAGAGCATCGGAAACTATTGTAGAGAAAAGGGTGTCCTGTTGATTGAAGATGCAGCTGAGGCGGTGGGCTCTTTTTTTCGAGGACGGCATCTGGGATCGTTTGGCGACGCAGCCATCTTTTCATTCAATGGTAATAAGATTCTCACGACGGGAGGGGGTGGAATGGTGGTTTCGGAGGATCGGAACGTCACGGATAAAGTCCGCTTTCTGGCGTCTCAAGCGAAAGAGAAAGTCCTCTATTACGAACATCGAGATTTAGGTTACAATGAGCGGATGAGCAACGTGCTGGCCGCGATCGGTCGAGCACAGTTGCGTCGTCTTCCAACCTTTTTGGATGCGCGTGAGCGGCACAACCGCTTCTACCGGGCTATGGTTTCGGATCATCCGGGAGTGACCTTCATGCCCGTTCCGGAAGATTGTAATCCGAACTATTGGCTCACGAATATATTGATTGATTCTGCAAAAGCGGGATTTTCTGCGAGGCAACTGATTGAGGCTATGGATCGTGCGAGAATTGAAGTTCGGCCCCTTTGGAAACCCATGCATGCACAACCTTATTACCAGAAGCGTGGGACAAGTGTTTTTGGCGGTGAAATAGGAGATGACCTTTTCGATAAAGGTGTTTCTTTGCCAAGTGGATCGGCTATGACTGACCACGACAGGGAGAGGGTTGCAGAGGTGTGGAAACGTGTCGCTGGGG
This window of the Verrucomicrobiota bacterium genome carries:
- a CDS encoding DegT/DnrJ/EryC1/StrS family aminotransferase — its product is MLLIFLFAAFFGSLLLTMVYYRKAPEWGLVDVPNQRSSHIRVTPRGGGVVFILFWLVFGVAWMSFAGNGEEVWNLDLVVFVGLSIGVGILGLVDDRLTLSSGLRLLVQLLVAVTVVSLVRPFDALTLPGLPSNAIPVLGYGITVLWILGLTNVYNFMDGIDGIAAGQGIVAALGWAVAAHVFFASEVFVVLNLLLAAVLSGFLVWNWHPAKVFMGDVGSAFLGFYFATQPLVLLNLPDVPDRAGLLVFLSAFMVWPFIFDGFFTFCRRALRRENVLQAHRTHLYQRLTKLGWTHRRVAIIYVGWALVCGFLAGVYLYGGIKGWTVLQWVAIAFQVVSGISMVALVTVLEKRMLRFRKVYLSAPAHSSIELDYVTEVLRSDWIAPIGPNLDLFEEEMAEYVGVKNACAVASGTAGLHLLLRALGIGHGDKVLVSDFTFVATVNPIIYVGAEPILLDADRATWNAPLDRVKEAVEAVRMETGKTPKALILAHVYGICSDVESIGNYCREKGVLLIEDAAEAVGSFFRGRHLGSFGDAAIFSFNGNKILTTGGGGMVVSEDRNVTDKVRFLASQAKEKVLYYEHRDLGYNERMSNVLAAIGRAQLRRLPTFLDARERHNRFYRAMVSDHPGVTFMPVPEDCNPNYWLTNILIDSAKAGFSARQLIEAMDRARIEVRPLWKPMHAQPYYQKRGTSVFGGEIGDDLFDKGVSLPSGSAMTDHDRERVAEVWKRVAGGG